The following nucleotide sequence is from Malania oleifera isolate guangnan ecotype guangnan chromosome 4, ASM2987363v1, whole genome shotgun sequence.
CGAATATATTTCTTAAAGCTTGTAAAAAAGGTACAAATCTCTTATTATATTTTACTAAAGAACAAGTTTTTTGAAAGGTGTTCTATAtctctctttttaaaaaatatcagaGAAAGTCTGTGACATTATTAAAAGTTTAAAAAcagttaataaatttttttaaattttaaagagtGTCTATCTCTTTTTATAATGTATTTTACCGTTATTTTTTAACGAAAAAGAAAAATGCCCAATGTTTGGATCGGCTAGAATTTTGGACCAACCCGACCCATGAACAGCCCGGTATATCGTTTATGTATCGGGGCGGGTAGCCATCGTCATAAAACCCTCAGGTCTCTGCGCTTTAAACCCTAGTTCCTCATcgcccctcctctctctctctctctcccagtCCCTCTCCTTCTTTAGCAGCGCAGAAAAGAGGTAATCGCTTGGATTTTCAGTAGTGGTGTTCTTTATGTCTTCATTCGCTTTCGAACATCTAATTTCGGTTCGGGGACCTTGAATCTATCTTTTGAACCAGCTGTCGGCATCTGTTTTTCTGTGTGTATTCTTTGCGATTTTCTCTTTGAGTGTTTGTTCAACTAGCTTGATTCTGTAAGTTCGTTTTGAACGGCTGACTTTGAAAAACTACCAATTTGTTCTGTATGATCAGCGTTTTAAAGTCGTGTGCGTGTGtgtgagagacagagagagattTTGTTCTGCTATTATGTGTTCTGTTGGCTCTGGTATTTCATGAGTTTTTTTTGTATGGTCACTCTTGTGATGGTTTATGAGCAAGTAGattgaaatgataaaaaaaataattctgtTGCTTATTTGAGCGGTTGCTGACAAAGGTGTTAACTTGTAGCTGTGCTTGAGGCTTGAAAATGCTTGTGTTATTTGAAACTCCGGCCGGCTTTGCGCTCTTTAAATTGTTGGATGAAGGGAAGTTATCTAAAGTTGAGGTAATAAATATTCAACTTTTAATAGttgtattttatttcaattcGCATGAGATTTATTTGCTTAGCTTGGATATGTGTGATATTATTTCTAATCATTCTCGGAATTTGTGTTGCAGGACTTATGGAAAGAGTTTAATACAGCAGACTCAGCTAGACAGGTCAACTTTATGCTTCTTGACTGTCTCTTTCTCTCAATCTCTGTGTTTGTGTAATTATTGAAATAGAATGCATATTCTTGAAATATGTTAAGCGATATCTAGGCTGCAAACTTCGGTGAGGGATAGGATGTTATTTTAATGGAAGggttatttattttaaataaatcatttttctTTATCCCTGGAAAACTGGAAAACGaaagaaaaaatcattaaaagaaaaaaaaactaaaagtgTAGGATGCCTATTTAGTGTTTTGCTGCAATAATTGAAAAATTCCAGTGCTTTATTGTCGGAGCAAAAGACAATAGTATGAAAGCAGGAGGTCAAATGGGGAAGGAAGTCACATCCATTTTTTAGCTATTATAGGCATGAGTGTTAGTTTCACTAGCCCATGTAAGTTGGCTGGGTGTTGAACACCAGGATTTCAAGACAACTCTTAACTTTGGTATTATTGTTCTTATGACTTCAAAATAAAGCTAACTTCAATATTGATTATAGTTACAAAGGTGTTTGTAAGTTTTGTACATCCGTGTGTTGAAGCTGATAAGGTTAAatgcattttttaaaataaaaaaaatatatagatgtGGAGATGATGGCTTTGGAATATTGAGGCATTAGTTGTGATTATATAAtcctgataaaaaaaaaaaagtaaacggTGCATAACTACAAAGCTGCCTATAAGACACGGGCTatcttttctcttattttttgTTTGTTGTTTAAAATTGCACATATGTTGTTTAAATTACAATTCACTCACTATGCTTGGCATATGGTTTTGTAATCTTTCCATGTTTATTTTTTCCAAGTTTTCTTGTATGCCCTTATCATGGATTAACATAGGCAATCTGTCATAGCAGTTCTCATTCTTAATTTGCTATTGTCCTGAATTTTCCCGATATAGGAATGATctaggaatttttaaaaaaaaattattggttCTAGGTTTAATTCGGCTGTGAATTTTAGAATTGGTTGGTTTCATATCAATGCAGGTAGTGAAGCTGAAAGCTTTTTCTAAATTTGAGAACACCTCAGAAGCTTTATCTGCTGCAACCTTGCTGATTGATAGTAAACCTAGCAAAGGCCTGCGCAAATTTTTGCGTGCTCATTGTGATGGTGAAATGCTAGCGGTGGCTGATTCTAAACTTGGAAATGCAATTAAAGAGAAACTGGTCTGCTAATACTTGTGTGATTTGGTTCACTTTTATTCCTATGTACAGTTTGTTCCATCTAAGATCAATTATCATAATGCAGCAAATTGAATGTGTTCACAACAATGCTGTCATGGAGCTTATGAGGGGGGTGAGAACTCAGTTAACTGAACTCATTTCTGGTCTGGCTGTTCAAGATTTGGCTCCAATGAGCTTGGGCTTATCCCACAGCCTGTCCAGATACAAGTTAAAATTTAGTCCTGATAAGGTTAGTTTTCTTTTTGTACTATTTCATGACCTCTGAGTATATTGTTAATTTTGATTCTGTCAATACTCTTACACCAGTCAGGACAGTTTCTCAGCTTCACTCAGCTCAACTATACCCTTATCCTGTTATCTCTACTCTGTAACCAAATTTCATTTCTCTCTTCCTGGAAAGTGGGCCAGGGAGAAGTATAATGTCTACATTTTGGAAATTCCAATGTAAAAAGCACATAGATGATATAGAGCAATGAAATATCGGTAATTATGTGGGAAATGGACTTCATAGCAGAACTTCACCAACAAAACTTTGTGACCTTTTGGCTGAGAGAATATTCTCATTGCTTCTATAACTTCTTATTTATGATGGACAATAAGAAGAAAGTGAACTGAGCCTTCATGCACACACAAACAGACATCCTTAGTGGTTGATACTTGTCTAAGTTAACATTGTTGCATGATATTAGGGGATTACAGAAACAGCCTCTCCAAATTCTTCGACATGTCCTTCCTGGATCCCTGCTATGACATATTGACACGGAGCTTGTGCGTTGGAGGTTATATATTTATCTAGTCGTTGACCTCTTTTACTTGGTGATTGAATCAAGAAACTCCTTgcagagaaaaaaataaaaaataaaaatcaagaaaccCCTCGTTAAAAAAGTGAAGCATTAGGTAACTCTCCTTGATGAGGCCTTGCcaacacaagaaaaaaaaaggtttaagTTAAGATCAAAATTCATTAATATTTGTTTGAAATTTGAACTAACAGTTTTGCATGATATCTATTAGGGATGCATGTTGATGACCTCTTATTGGTCGCAAAATCATGATAAAGAAACTGCATGTAGAAAATGTGAAACAGTTATCTGTGGTTCCTGATGAGACTACTTttgcaggaaaaataaataaataaataaataaataaattaagacaAAATTACACTAATCAATTGCTTGATTGGACTTGGTTAATGCTTCATCAATTGCCACATATGTTAGAATGTAACCGTCATCTCTGATTCAGCTGGATTACTGTAGGTGATCATTTGTGGTCGATTTTCCAATTAGTGGAAGCCTCACTTGATGTGATTTGCTTTTTGATGAGAGGAGAGAAATACAAGTTTGGCTTTTTTTCTGCCTTGAATTAGTTATCTACTTCTGTTTGcaatggtaattttttttttgtctcccaTTTAATTATTCTGTAAACTAGACTTCATGTTATTTTGTTTGCATATTTTACCTATTGGATCTCTATCTCTATTGTGTCTTTCTGGGTAGATAATAGTAGATATTCCAAGATAAATTATATGTTATTTGTCTATTCGAAATCCTTAttctcttttgttttttgtttttggtttttttttgggtgggATTGTATTCTGGCCATCAAGATTTGAAGATAAATGTTTATCAATTTTTTATTCTATtcgtttttttatttgtttaatgcATTGTCTTTCTGTTTAAAATTTCCTTGGATTGTTAGTTATGCCATCAGGTTTCCACGGAACCTTGTAATCTAACACTTGCTGTTCTTCTTTAGGTGGATACAATGATCATTCAGGCCATTGGTTTGTTAGATGATCTTGATAAAGAGCTGAACACTTATGCAATGAGGGTACGAGAATGGTATGGTTGGCATTTTCCAGAACTCACAAAGATTATACAAGACAACATCCTGTATGCAAAGGCAGTGAAACTGATGGGTGACAGAGTAAATGCAGCAAATCTTGATTTCTCAGAGGTATTGGCTGTCAACCCTTGGTTACGTCTATTATAATAATAAGAACCAACTTTCTGATATTCCTATCTAATGATTGGGCATGCTTTTGTACCACATGCTGTGAACTTCATAATTCTAAAACCTGGCTAGGCTTAGACCTTGGCTGTGCAGTATCTTCCTGTGCACTAGATTTCAAGTTCCCTACAGTGTATCACTTCTCAGACTTGGAAGATGAGCATTTTTGGCGTGGGACTCATGACCCCCATGGGGCAGCGATTGTATTATTGGTACATAATGTTGATCACATGATCCTGTTTGGAGAAATAAGATGAAGATAATCAACATATATCTTATATTTGTTTAATTTCCTCTTACATGAGTGATCATTTATTCTTTTCCCCTGTTCAAATCTACACAGATATTGCCAGAAGAGGTTGAGACGGAATTGAAAGATGCAGCTGTGATATCCATGGGAACTGAAATCAGTGAGCTAGATTTGATGAATATTAAAGACCTTTGTAACCAAGTTTTGTCTCTTTCAGAGTACAGAGCCCAACTGTATGATTACTTGAAAAGCAGAATGAACACAATTGCCCCGAATCTAACTGCTCTTGTTGGAGAGCTTGTGGGTGCTCGCCTTATTGCCCATGGGGGCAGTTTGTTAAATCTTTCTAAGCAGCCTGGGAGCACAGTTCAGATTCTTGGTGCTGAAAAGGCACTTTTCAGAGCTCTGAAGACAAAGCATGCAACACCCAAATATGGGCTTATCTACCATGCATCCTTAATTGGTCAGGCTGCCCCGAAATTCAAGGGAAAAATTTCGCGTTCTCTTGCTGCTAAAGCTGCATTGGCAATTCGGTATGATGCTCTTGGGGAAAGTGTGGATAACTCTATGGGGTTGGAGAATCGAGCCAAGGTAATTCAGATTAGAGGTTGGATTTACTTGTTTTTCCTCTTATCTTAAGGCTTTTCTCACAAATGAAAATTTGTAGCTGGAAGCACGGTTAAGGAATCTTGAAGGCAGAGAATTGGGTCGTTTTGCTGGTTCAGCTAAAGGCAAACCCAAGATTGAAGTCTATGACAAGGACCGAAAGAAGGGGCCAGGGGCAATGATAACTCCAGCCAAGGTCTGAGGTTCAAACAGtttatttcattttgttttttaaCTGCATTTCCTTTGATAAGGCCCATAAGATTAATACTTCTGCTTCCACGTAGACATACAATCCTGCAGCAGATGCAGTTCTTATGCAATCTGCTGGAACTGCTACTGAGAAAGAGGAAGAAATGGTCGTGGTACAGATGCAGGATGAAGCCCAGCCTTCTCAGGCTGACAGActagaaaagaagagagacaagaaaaagaagaagaaatctgATGTCCAAGAGACAGATTTGCCAAACAGTGCAGAACCTGAAGTTGAAGAGGTggtgaaaaaggaaaaaaagaaaaagaagaaacattCGACTGAGAATGCCGATCTACAGGAAGATGGTGAGAATGCTGAAGTTggggagaagaagaaaaagaaaagaaagcatgCTGAGCCAGACGAAGCAGAAACTGAAACGccgaagaagaaagagaagaagaagaagagaaagagtgAAGATTGAGAAGTTGGAGTTAAACTGTCAAATTCAACAATTTTGGATTATCTCAGGCACTGGCTGAACACTTATTACCTGTAAAATTTTACCCCGGATGACAGTTTAAAATTTGCCAGTGAGATATGAAGTTGTTTCTAGTGTATTATCTGATCTCTTGCTGAGGACGGTTGCAAGAAGCTTGTTTGGAAGAGGTTACTCATTAACGGAGTtaggttttttctttttaatgtttTGGGGTTGATCAATTggatttatgtttttaatttattttttaatcttcATTCCTGGCATTTGATGTTTTTCATTTTATTAGTTTCCTCCACTGGCATGGCCAAAATTACATCCTTCCTTGTAGAGGCTACTTTCCTCCCCACTTCTGCCTAGCCTCTCTGCTCCATCTTTTGCCTCGTAACAAAGAGGAGATTCTTCGGTTCTGAATTTTTTTTCCCCAAACTATGGGTAAGCATGGGCATGTCTTCTGTagaattattatatgtatataatgcAGGCTCATGATGATATGGGTCTGCTTGCAGGTATTGAGTGAGTGTAATAGTGTGACTTCACTTAGTTACTGTTACAATCACTCGGTGCTTGCCACGTGGGCTCGTGTCATCGCGCCTGTTCTTCAACCTTTTCCATGAGTTTTGAGGTTCAGATTAGGTTATATATCACCTCTGGCCCCCTTGGGATGGGGCATAATGGTTAATCCTCCTTTGAGGGAGAAGGCAGATGGAGTCTGCAACGCACGAAAAACAAGAAAAGG
It contains:
- the LOC131152833 gene encoding probable nucleolar protein 5-2 isoform X1, encoding MLVLFETPAGFALFKLLDEGKLSKVEDLWKEFNTADSARQVVKLKAFSKFENTSEALSAATLLIDSKPSKGLRKFLRAHCDGEMLAVADSKLGNAIKEKLQIECVHNNAVMELMRGVRTQLTELISGLAVQDLAPMSLGLSHSLSRYKLKFSPDKVDTMIIQAIGLLDDLDKELNTYAMRVREWYGWHFPELTKIIQDNILYAKAVKLMGDRVNAANLDFSEILPEEVETELKDAAVISMGTEISELDLMNIKDLCNQVLSLSEYRAQLYDYLKSRMNTIAPNLTALVGELVGARLIAHGGSLLNLSKQPGSTVQILGAEKALFRALKTKHATPKYGLIYHASLIGQAAPKFKGKISRSLAAKAALAIRYDALGESVDNSMGLENRAKLEARLRNLEGRELGRFAGSAKGKPKIEVYDKDRKKGPGAMITPAKTYNPAADAVLMQSAGTATEKEEEMVVVQMQDEAQPSQADRLEKKRDKKKKKKSDVQETDLPNSAEPEVEEVVKKEKKKKKKHSTENADLQEDGENAEVGEKKKKKRKHAEPDEAETETPKKKEKKKKRKSED
- the LOC131152833 gene encoding probable nucleolar protein 5-2 isoform X2; protein product: MQVVKLKAFSKFENTSEALSAATLLIDSKPSKGLRKFLRAHCDGEMLAVADSKLGNAIKEKLQIECVHNNAVMELMRGVRTQLTELISGLAVQDLAPMSLGLSHSLSRYKLKFSPDKVDTMIIQAIGLLDDLDKELNTYAMRVREWYGWHFPELTKIIQDNILYAKAVKLMGDRVNAANLDFSEILPEEVETELKDAAVISMGTEISELDLMNIKDLCNQVLSLSEYRAQLYDYLKSRMNTIAPNLTALVGELVGARLIAHGGSLLNLSKQPGSTVQILGAEKALFRALKTKHATPKYGLIYHASLIGQAAPKFKGKISRSLAAKAALAIRYDALGESVDNSMGLENRAKLEARLRNLEGRELGRFAGSAKGKPKIEVYDKDRKKGPGAMITPAKTYNPAADAVLMQSAGTATEKEEEMVVVQMQDEAQPSQADRLEKKRDKKKKKKSDVQETDLPNSAEPEVEEVVKKEKKKKKKHSTENADLQEDGENAEVGEKKKKKRKHAEPDEAETETPKKKEKKKKRKSED